One genomic segment of Pedobacter endophyticus includes these proteins:
- a CDS encoding RNA-binding S4 domain-containing protein produces the protein MKETEKLRIDKYLWAIRLFKTRSLATEACKAGRVKLKGQNIKPSAIVKIGDVYQISKGIEKKVIEVVDFSYNRTDSPTALTKYKDLTPVEETHAFKSAFHAPTLKRDRGSGRPTKKDRRETDDLISGMFEEEDD, from the coding sequence ATGAAAGAGACAGAGAAACTTAGGATAGACAAGTATTTGTGGGCAATAAGATTATTTAAAACCCGAAGCCTTGCAACGGAAGCATGCAAAGCGGGACGTGTGAAGCTTAAAGGACAAAATATTAAGCCATCTGCAATAGTTAAAATTGGCGATGTTTATCAAATTTCTAAGGGAATAGAGAAGAAAGTAATCGAAGTTGTCGATTTCTCATACAATAGAACCGACTCGCCAACTGCGCTAACAAAATATAAAGACCTTACACCTGTTGAAGAAACACATGCATTTAAATCGGCATTTCATGCTCCAACGTTAAAAAGAGACAGGGGATCGGGTAGGCCGACCAAAAAAGATCGCAGGGAAACAGACGACTTAATTAGCGGCATGTTCGAAGAGGAAGATGATTAG
- a CDS encoding EcsC family protein, with translation MTYEQKIISELDFWKFKLLQKPSLFNKVTDNVQRKINSYIPDKVHNAITTAIKQMVKAVLFGSTFTTSKPIADLTFMHREALIKQKIENYKKTGAAEGGITGAGGFLMSMADFPLLLGIKMKMLFDIAAVYGYDVKDYRERLYILHVFQLAFSSKKESHAVFNKMQDWDNKAHQLPTNIDEFDWLTFQQQYRDYIDLAKLAQMLPFVGAAVGAVANYKLIEKLGKTAMMSYRMRYFSLQSIVLSRESTTDLRLPTKD, from the coding sequence ATGACCTACGAACAGAAAATCATAAGCGAACTGGATTTTTGGAAATTTAAACTCTTGCAGAAGCCCTCGCTGTTTAATAAGGTAACCGACAATGTTCAGCGGAAAATTAACAGCTATATCCCCGATAAAGTGCACAATGCCATCACCACAGCAATAAAGCAAATGGTTAAAGCTGTGCTTTTTGGCTCGACGTTTACAACCTCAAAGCCTATTGCCGATTTAACTTTTATGCATCGTGAGGCACTGATTAAACAAAAGATAGAGAACTATAAAAAAACCGGCGCTGCCGAAGGCGGAATCACGGGCGCAGGCGGCTTCTTAATGAGCATGGCCGATTTTCCGTTGCTGCTCGGTATAAAGATGAAAATGCTTTTCGACATTGCCGCAGTTTATGGTTACGATGTGAAGGATTATCGCGAACGGCTGTACATTTTACATGTATTTCAATTGGCTTTTTCGAGCAAGAAAGAAAGCCATGCGGTATTTAACAAAATGCAGGATTGGGACAACAAGGCGCATCAACTGCCCACCAATATCGATGAGTTTGATTGGCTAACGTTTCAACAACAATACCGCGATTATATCGACCTGGCCAAGCTGGCGCAAATGCTTCCTTTTGTGGGTGCAGCCGTGGGCGCTGTGGCCAACTATAAACTGATTGAAAAACTGGGTAAAACCGCTATGATGAGTTATCGAATGAGGTATTTTAGTCTCCAGTCGATAGTCCTCAGTCGTGAGTCGACTACTGACTTAAGACTTCCGACTAAGGACTAA
- a CDS encoding nucleoside deaminase, translating into MENKEQHQQFMEMAIALSFENLQTGNGGPFGAVIVKDGQFIAGSANKVALNNDPTAHAEVSAIRLACAQLNTFDLTGCVIYTSCEPCPMCLGAIYWAKIGTIYYANTKADAEEVGFSDKLIYEELDKPLEKRALPVVQLMRNEALKAFKLWEKSPFEIE; encoded by the coding sequence ATGGAAAACAAGGAGCAACATCAGCAATTTATGGAAATGGCCATAGCGCTATCTTTCGAAAACCTCCAAACTGGCAACGGCGGACCGTTTGGAGCGGTAATTGTAAAAGACGGGCAGTTTATTGCCGGTTCGGCGAATAAAGTGGCCTTAAACAACGATCCCACCGCCCACGCGGAAGTTTCGGCCATTAGGCTCGCCTGTGCACAATTAAATACTTTCGATTTAACAGGATGTGTAATTTATACCAGCTGCGAACCTTGCCCCATGTGCCTCGGTGCTATTTACTGGGCCAAGATTGGAACTATTTATTACGCCAACACCAAAGCGGATGCCGAGGAAGTTGGATTTAGCGACAAGCTTATTTACGAAGAACTGGACAAGCCTCTGGAAAAACGAGCCCTGCCAGTTGTACAATTAATGAGAAACGAGGCCTTGAAAGCATTTAAGCTTTGGGAAAAATCGCCTTTTGAAATTGAATAA
- a CDS encoding OmpH family outer membrane protein encodes MERRTFKTFGIVATAALITAFTACQNKDAKTTETKKTDSTTAAVSSNEKIVYVNSDSLLTKYDYFKDLKVKFEKKTTDAQKDMQAKGQAFQREVAQYQQSAQTLSADQRKSTEERLARKQQELQTYQQNAGGALQNEQAAENEKLYDKVADYLKGYAKEKGYKMVLTYSKGNSAILFADESLDVTSEVIKGLNAEYSKK; translated from the coding sequence ATGGAAAGAAGAACCTTTAAAACCTTTGGCATAGTTGCTACGGCGGCATTAATTACGGCTTTTACAGCTTGCCAGAACAAGGACGCTAAAACGACTGAAACAAAAAAAACAGACAGTACAACGGCAGCAGTATCTTCAAACGAGAAGATTGTTTATGTAAACTCAGATTCGTTATTAACAAAATACGACTATTTTAAAGATCTTAAAGTTAAGTTTGAGAAAAAGACTACAGATGCTCAAAAGGATATGCAGGCTAAAGGTCAGGCTTTCCAGAGAGAGGTTGCGCAATACCAGCAAAGTGCACAAACACTATCTGCTGATCAACGTAAAAGCACCGAAGAGCGTTTGGCACGTAAGCAACAAGAATTACAAACTTACCAACAAAATGCCGGTGGTGCCCTACAAAACGAGCAAGCTGCAGAAAACGAAAAATTATATGATAAAGTTGCCGATTATTTGAAAGGCTACGCCAAAGAAAAAGGCTACAAAATGGTTTTAACCTATTCTAAAGGCAATAGCGCAATCTTATTTGCCGATGAGAGCTTAGATGTTACTTCTGAAGTAATTAAAGGTTTAAATGCTGAATACAGCAAAAAATAA
- the gyrB gene encoding DNA topoisomerase (ATP-hydrolyzing) subunit B — MSEEQDLKSNYSADNIQVLEGLEAVRKRPSMYIGDTGVKGLHHLVYEVVDNSIDEALAGHANTIDVKILKGNSIRVEDNGRGIPTGINKKENKSALEIVMTVLHAGGKFDKDTYKVSGGLHGVGVSCVNALSTHLTAEVHREGKIWMQEYNIGKPLYDVKEVGDTDKRGTIVTFTPDETIFTQTTEYKYDTLAGRLRELAFLNKGITLTLTDERETLEDGSFLSEVFHSEGGLKEFVKFLDGTRASFLPEPVYIEGIKNGIPVELAFQYNDSYSENVHSYVNNINTHEGGTHIAGFRRGLTRTLKAYADKSGLLKNLKMEITGDDFREGLTAVVSVKVQEPQFEGQTKTKLGNSEVMGAVDVAVGEALGIYLEENPKEAKMIINKVILAATARAAARKAREMVQRKSVMGGSGLPGKLADCSDSDPEKCEIYLVEGDSAGGTAKQGRDRNYQAILPLKGKILNVEKAMEHKIYENDEIKNMFTAIGVSIGTPEDDKALNLTKLRYHKIVIMTDADIDGSHITTLILTFFYRYMRALIEAGYVYIASPPLYQVKKGKEFEYCWSDIQRDAAVQRLKGAGKEDSVHIQRYKGLGEMNAEQLWETTLNPATRTLLQATIESAAECDHTFSMLMGDEVAPRREFIERNAKYAKIDA, encoded by the coding sequence ATGAGCGAAGAACAAGATTTAAAGTCAAATTATTCGGCAGATAATATACAGGTTTTAGAAGGTTTGGAAGCGGTGCGTAAGCGCCCTTCGATGTATATAGGTGACACCGGAGTAAAAGGTTTGCACCATTTAGTTTACGAGGTTGTAGATAACTCTATTGATGAGGCTTTGGCGGGTCATGCCAATACAATCGACGTTAAGATTTTAAAAGGAAACTCGATTAGAGTTGAAGATAACGGCCGTGGTATTCCAACCGGGATCAACAAGAAAGAAAATAAATCCGCGCTGGAGATTGTGATGACGGTGCTTCACGCCGGAGGTAAGTTTGATAAAGATACTTACAAGGTTTCGGGCGGTTTGCACGGTGTTGGGGTAAGTTGCGTTAACGCATTATCAACGCACCTGACTGCTGAGGTGCATCGCGAGGGCAAAATCTGGATGCAGGAGTACAACATTGGCAAGCCATTGTACGATGTGAAGGAAGTTGGCGATACGGATAAACGCGGTACCATTGTAACCTTTACGCCAGATGAAACCATTTTTACGCAAACCACTGAATATAAGTACGATACTTTAGCTGGTCGTTTACGCGAACTGGCCTTCTTGAACAAAGGGATTACACTAACTTTGACCGATGAACGCGAAACTTTAGAGGATGGTTCTTTCCTCTCCGAAGTTTTTCACTCTGAAGGTGGATTAAAAGAATTTGTTAAGTTTTTAGATGGAACCAGGGCATCATTTCTGCCTGAGCCCGTTTATATTGAGGGTATTAAAAACGGTATTCCGGTTGAGCTTGCTTTTCAATACAACGATAGCTATTCGGAAAACGTACACTCGTATGTTAACAACATTAATACGCACGAAGGCGGTACGCACATTGCGGGTTTCCGTAGGGGTTTAACCCGTACCTTAAAAGCGTACGCTGATAAATCGGGCTTGTTAAAGAACCTCAAAATGGAAATCACTGGTGATGACTTTAGAGAGGGCTTAACGGCGGTGGTATCAGTTAAGGTGCAGGAACCGCAATTTGAAGGGCAAACAAAAACCAAGCTTGGTAATAGCGAGGTAATGGGCGCCGTTGATGTGGCAGTAGGCGAGGCCCTTGGCATTTACCTTGAGGAAAATCCCAAAGAGGCTAAAATGATTATCAACAAGGTAATTTTAGCCGCTACGGCGCGTGCTGCGGCACGTAAGGCCCGCGAAATGGTTCAGCGCAAGAGTGTAATGGGTGGCTCGGGCTTACCCGGCAAGCTTGCCGATTGCTCAGATAGCGATCCGGAAAAGTGCGAGATTTACCTGGTTGAGGGTGACTCGGCGGGAGGTACTGCCAAACAAGGACGCGATAGAAACTACCAGGCGATTTTACCGTTAAAGGGTAAGATTTTGAACGTAGAGAAAGCGATGGAGCATAAGATTTACGAGAATGACGAGATCAAGAATATGTTCACGGCCATTGGTGTGAGCATCGGTACGCCTGAAGATGATAAGGCTTTGAACTTAACGAAACTGCGTTACCACAAAATCGTAATCATGACGGATGCTGATATTGATGGCTCGCACATTACCACTTTGATTTTAACCTTTTTCTATCGTTATATGCGGGCGTTAATTGAAGCTGGTTATGTTTACATTGCCTCGCCACCGCTTTATCAGGTTAAGAAAGGTAAGGAATTTGAGTATTGCTGGAGCGATATCCAACGTGATGCTGCTGTGCAACGCTTAAAGGGTGCCGGTAAAGAAGATAGTGTACATATACAACGTTATAAAGGTCTTGGTGAAATGAATGCTGAGCAGCTTTGGGAAACAACTTTAAATCCGGCAACCCGTACTTTACTACAAGCTACAATTGAAAGTGCAGCAGAATGCGATCATACTTTCTCTATGCTAATGGGCGATGAAGTTGCACCACGTAGGGAATTTATAGAGCGTAATGCAAAATATGCGAAGATTGATGCTTAA
- a CDS encoding PadR family transcriptional regulator, producing MALKNELFKGTLQTIILNLLSENERMYGYEITQKVKSITQGELLLKEGALYPALHKLEADGLLETSTEVVDNRVRKYYSLSKNGEKEVVNKLQEAKDFISQLQLLLNLKPSC from the coding sequence ATGGCATTGAAAAACGAATTGTTTAAGGGTACATTGCAAACCATTATCCTTAATCTGTTATCGGAGAACGAGCGAATGTATGGTTATGAGATCACGCAGAAAGTGAAATCCATTACCCAGGGTGAGCTATTATTGAAAGAGGGTGCTTTATATCCTGCGCTGCATAAATTAGAGGCCGATGGCTTATTGGAAACTTCTACCGAGGTGGTTGATAACCGCGTTCGCAAGTATTATTCTTTATCTAAAAATGGAGAAAAGGAAGTGGTGAACAAGTTGCAGGAAGCGAAGGATTTTATTTCTCAATTACAGTTGTTGTTAAACCTTAAGCCAAGTTGTTGA
- a CDS encoding bestrophin family protein, with amino-acid sequence MLLRKNVPLSYIFGKIKKELLFVIAYSVGIVILYQNFHVTRISIPVAVPALLGTIISLLLAFRSNQAYDRWWEARILWGSIVNDSRSISRQILSFVENPYQLEEVEAFKERFIKRQIAWCYALSQSLRGFNPREGIEGYLCAEEIAFIKKRKNVTTTLLELHGMDLKRALSEGWINKYQQIEIDKTITGLCNYMGGSERIKNTVFPVTYSKYISMSIHLFIVLLPFGLIEYFGYMEVPLVVAIAAFFLLVEKMAVHLQDPFENKPTDTPTTTICRTIERDLCQMLDDNKLYEDKPQTELAPFGSYYIL; translated from the coding sequence ATGCTATTAAGAAAGAATGTCCCACTTAGTTATATATTCGGAAAAATCAAAAAAGAACTATTGTTCGTAATCGCCTATTCGGTGGGCATAGTTATCCTGTATCAAAATTTTCACGTTACCCGAATATCAATACCTGTTGCCGTGCCGGCACTTTTAGGCACCATAATATCACTTTTGTTGGCTTTCCGGTCGAACCAGGCGTACGACAGATGGTGGGAAGCCAGAATTCTTTGGGGGTCGATAGTTAACGATTCCCGGTCAATCTCTCGCCAGATATTATCATTTGTAGAAAACCCTTATCAATTGGAAGAAGTTGAAGCGTTTAAGGAGCGTTTCATCAAGCGACAAATTGCCTGGTGTTATGCGCTAAGTCAGTCGTTACGTGGCTTTAATCCTCGAGAAGGCATTGAAGGATATCTTTGTGCCGAAGAAATTGCATTTATCAAAAAACGCAAAAATGTAACTACAACATTATTGGAATTGCATGGTATGGACCTGAAACGTGCATTATCGGAGGGCTGGATTAATAAATACCAGCAAATTGAGATCGATAAAACCATTACTGGCCTGTGTAATTACATGGGCGGATCGGAAAGAATCAAGAACACCGTTTTTCCGGTTACTTATAGCAAGTACATCAGCATGTCGATACATTTGTTTATAGTGTTGCTGCCGTTCGGATTGATCGAATATTTTGGATATATGGAAGTGCCCTTAGTAGTCGCCATTGCTGCCTTTTTCTTATTGGTAGAAAAAATGGCTGTACACTTACAAGATCCGTTCGAAAACAAGCCTACAGATACGCCAACAACAACGATATGCAGAACTATTGAGCGAGATCTTTGCCAAATGTTAGACGACAACAAATTATACGAGGACAAACCTCAAACCGAATTGGCACCTTTTGGTTCGTATTACATTTTATAA
- a CDS encoding LytR/AlgR family response regulator transcription factor, producing MLTCLAIDDDSSALELLTDYIAEQPELKLSKTFTNPLIALAAIEGLKNPVDIIFLDIEMPEMNGLELAKLIRHKTKRLVFTTGYASYALSSYEVNADDYLLKPISLTKFTQSLTKLSLKESQSMPQESQEYLLVKGTEHRNQLIKLKIEDLIFVEAQEKSTKILVNQEAFMSNSRFHEVMELLAETDLFVQVHRSFLVAKDQIKVLERSHIILYNGKTIKIGRMYAHVYAKLLKRN from the coding sequence ATGCTCACGTGTCTCGCCATTGATGATGATTCTTCTGCTTTAGAGTTACTAACTGATTACATTGCAGAACAACCAGAACTTAAACTATCGAAAACATTCACCAACCCCCTTATTGCCCTGGCTGCAATAGAGGGATTAAAAAATCCGGTAGATATCATTTTCTTAGACATCGAAATGCCGGAAATGAATGGTTTGGAACTTGCTAAACTGATTCGGCATAAAACAAAAAGGTTAGTTTTTACAACAGGTTACGCTAGTTACGCTTTAAGTTCGTACGAAGTGAATGCAGACGATTATTTGCTAAAACCCATATCGTTAACAAAATTCACACAATCCTTAACAAAACTGTCGCTTAAGGAATCGCAGAGCATGCCACAAGAAAGCCAGGAATACCTTCTTGTAAAAGGCACTGAACATAGGAATCAACTAATAAAGCTGAAGATTGAAGATCTAATTTTCGTAGAGGCACAGGAAAAGTCGACAAAAATTCTAGTTAATCAAGAAGCTTTTATGTCTAACTCGAGGTTCCATGAAGTAATGGAATTATTAGCAGAAACTGATTTGTTTGTACAGGTGCACCGCTCGTTTCTTGTAGCAAAAGATCAAATTAAGGTTTTAGAACGATCCCATATTATACTTTATAATGGCAAAACCATAAAAATAGGCAGAATGTATGCTCATGTTTATGCAAAGCTTTTAAAAAGGAATTAA
- a CDS encoding vitamin K epoxide reductase family protein, whose amino-acid sequence MFTIYGLKSIAQKLSFNDAKEKAGSFLAYLENPDEIVAITKINSTNIELINGKGDSFKENIPKFLERWSDNVMFLEAGDIKHERNILTNKVLSIIVSEKKYLFVFFLFVAFFLMLVKNENYIFNSIVFGLNFIGLLLSNKISILKNSDEESSVCKLIKGGDCKSLTKSTRFLNLFEYDRVGIVYFLLFCSIPMYSNYIVSGGVLTIISFLAVFFPFYSIFYQQYIAKSWCILCLLVQSCIVLNFFTFFIKRSSFEYSLFSFFNCFVPIAILLVIANFYFLALDYRNKFENVIKRLNRFISNDQIFNFLSYQNFQNTDVRTTSPIIIGKEREMQISLITNPFCDYCREAYIKVKRVISYNDNYALKVIYLDNHNNEAKDICLQFISIFFLSGEKIYLESIDAWYEWGNLDHQKWQRKFYVKKYELAKKILMENKEWANQNNINETPMFLINNAHLPIEYEIEDLKYM is encoded by the coding sequence TTGTTTACAATTTATGGACTTAAATCAATAGCCCAAAAGCTAAGTTTTAATGATGCAAAGGAAAAAGCAGGCTCATTTCTTGCTTATTTGGAAAATCCAGACGAAATCGTCGCAATAACAAAAATAAACTCTACAAACATAGAACTAATTAATGGAAAGGGGGACTCTTTTAAAGAGAATATACCCAAATTTTTAGAAAGATGGTCTGATAATGTAATGTTTCTCGAAGCTGGAGACATAAAACATGAAAGAAACATATTAACAAACAAAGTTTTAAGCATTATAGTTTCAGAAAAAAAATATTTATTCGTTTTTTTTCTATTCGTTGCTTTTTTTTTAATGCTAGTCAAAAATGAAAACTATATTTTTAATAGTATTGTTTTTGGTCTTAATTTTATTGGTTTACTTTTAAGCAATAAAATATCTATTTTAAAAAATAGTGACGAAGAAAGTAGCGTATGTAAGCTAATAAAAGGTGGAGATTGTAAATCGCTCACAAAAAGCACTAGATTTTTAAATCTATTTGAATATGATCGTGTTGGCATTGTGTATTTTTTGCTATTTTGTTCAATCCCAATGTACTCAAACTATATAGTTTCAGGTGGTGTGTTAACTATAATTTCATTTTTAGCCGTTTTTTTTCCATTCTATTCGATATTTTATCAGCAGTATATAGCAAAAAGCTGGTGTATACTTTGCTTACTAGTTCAAAGTTGTATTGTATTGAATTTTTTTACTTTTTTTATAAAAAGAAGCTCATTTGAATATAGTTTATTTAGTTTTTTTAATTGTTTTGTTCCCATAGCGATTTTACTAGTAATCGCAAATTTTTATTTTTTGGCATTGGATTATAGAAATAAATTTGAGAATGTAATAAAAAGGCTAAATAGATTTATTAGTAATGATCAGATTTTTAACTTTTTATCATATCAAAATTTCCAAAATACAGATGTTAGAACGACAAGTCCTATCATAATTGGAAAGGAAAGAGAAATGCAGATATCATTAATAACTAATCCGTTTTGTGATTATTGCCGGGAAGCATATATAAAGGTTAAGAGGGTGATTTCTTACAATGATAATTATGCATTAAAGGTAATTTATTTGGATAACCATAATAATGAAGCTAAAGATATTTGCCTGCAATTTATTTCTATATTTTTTCTAAGTGGTGAAAAGATATATTTAGAATCGATTGATGCATGGTATGAATGGGGAAATTTAGATCATCAAAAATGGCAGAGAAAATTTTATGTCAAAAAGTACGAATTAGCCAAAAAAATACTAATGGAGAATAAAGAATGGGCGAATCAAAATAACATAAATGAAACCCCAATGTTTTTAATAAACAATGCTCATTTGCCAATCGAATATGAGATTGAAGATTTGAAGTATATGTAA
- a CDS encoding peptidase domain-containing ABC transporter, translated as MISFPFYKQLDQMDCGPTCLRMIAKHYGRNYSLQRLREISGINREGVSLLGISQAAEKIGFRTTGIRINLKKLLEIDLPCIIHWQQGHFIVLYRITEDIFYIADPAKGLIKYSITDFSQHWLSTKNNSDGIVLLLSTSPDFYSQSGDPTKGLNLTYLIGYLTRYRKLIFQLFLGLGIGSLLQLILPFLTQSVVDIGINTRNINFVYLILIAQTMLFLGRLSVDFIRSWILLHISTRINISVLTDFLIKLMKLPMSFFETKMTGDIMQRMDDQGRIQSFLTGSSLSTIFSLFNLVVFAVVLGYYNLNIFVVFIVSAFLYSLWVVAFLKKRRELDFKRFDISSDNQSSIVQLISGMQEIKLNNCEQQKRWEWEHIQARLFKFSIKSLALGQYQQIGAFFINEGKNILITFMVAKAVIDGQLTLGGMMAVQYIVGQLNSPIEQLLGFLQQFQDAKISLERLNEIHEMKDEEPIETNFINNLPTNKNISLHNVTFSYPGAGNEPVLQNINLSIPQGKTTAIVGMSGSGKTTILKLLLRIYEVEKGDIKIGNTYLNQIGYRYWRGKCGVVMQDGFIFSDTIARNIVVNDYYPDLERLNHAIKIANVSKFIEDLPLGINTKIGAAGNGISQGQRQRMLIARAVYKNPEYIFFDEATNALDANNERIIMENLEQFFKGRTVVVVAHRLSTVKNADNIIVLDKGAIIEEGTHTELTKSKGEYYQLVKNQLELGN; from the coding sequence TTGATTTCATTTCCTTTTTACAAACAACTTGACCAAATGGATTGTGGTCCTACCTGTTTGCGTATGATAGCTAAACATTATGGGCGCAACTACAGCTTACAGCGTTTACGAGAAATTTCAGGAATTAACCGAGAAGGTGTTTCGTTATTGGGTATCAGTCAAGCAGCTGAAAAAATAGGTTTTCGTACAACTGGAATAAGAATTAACTTAAAAAAACTTTTAGAAATAGACTTGCCATGCATTATTCATTGGCAACAAGGTCATTTTATAGTACTTTACAGAATAACAGAAGACATTTTTTACATCGCTGACCCTGCTAAAGGCCTGATAAAATATAGTATAACCGATTTTAGCCAACATTGGTTAAGTACCAAAAATAATAGTGATGGTATAGTCTTGTTACTTTCCACATCTCCCGATTTTTATTCACAGAGTGGCGATCCGACAAAGGGCTTAAATTTAACTTATCTGATAGGTTATCTAACCAGATACAGAAAACTGATCTTCCAACTGTTCTTGGGGCTAGGCATTGGTAGTCTATTGCAATTGATTTTACCATTTTTAACACAATCAGTTGTCGATATTGGCATCAATACCCGCAACATCAACTTTGTTTATCTTATCCTTATTGCACAAACGATGCTTTTCTTAGGACGTCTGAGCGTTGACTTTATTCGTTCTTGGATTTTATTGCATATTAGCACAAGGATTAATATATCTGTCCTTACCGATTTTTTAATTAAGTTGATGAAACTCCCAATGAGCTTTTTTGAAACCAAGATGACGGGTGATATTATGCAGCGAATGGATGATCAAGGTAGAATACAAAGCTTTTTAACAGGTTCATCATTAAGTACTATTTTTTCGCTCTTCAACTTGGTAGTTTTTGCTGTGGTATTGGGTTATTATAACCTCAATATTTTTGTTGTCTTTATAGTAAGTGCCTTTTTATATAGTTTGTGGGTTGTTGCTTTCTTGAAAAAACGACGCGAACTTGATTTTAAGCGGTTTGATATTTCATCTGATAATCAGAGCAGCATTGTACAGTTGATTAGCGGTATGCAGGAAATTAAGTTGAACAATTGTGAACAGCAAAAGCGTTGGGAATGGGAGCACATACAGGCAAGACTATTTAAATTTAGTATTAAAAGCCTGGCTTTGGGTCAATATCAACAAATAGGAGCGTTTTTCATTAATGAGGGCAAAAATATCCTCATCACTTTTATGGTAGCAAAGGCTGTAATTGATGGGCAATTAACTTTAGGTGGCATGATGGCTGTACAGTATATTGTGGGGCAATTGAATAGCCCAATTGAACAATTGTTGGGTTTTTTGCAACAATTTCAAGACGCAAAGATTAGTTTAGAACGGCTAAACGAAATACACGAGATGAAAGATGAAGAGCCGATAGAAACTAACTTTATAAATAATTTGCCAACGAATAAAAACATTAGCTTACACAATGTAACTTTCAGCTACCCCGGTGCAGGTAACGAACCTGTTCTGCAAAACATCAACCTTAGTATTCCTCAAGGCAAAACTACGGCCATAGTAGGCATGAGTGGTAGCGGAAAGACCACTATATTAAAATTGCTATTACGTATTTACGAAGTAGAAAAAGGAGATATCAAGATTGGCAATACCTACTTAAATCAGATTGGTTATCGTTATTGGAGAGGCAAGTGTGGCGTAGTAATGCAAGACGGATTTATATTTTCGGATACAATAGCCCGTAATATTGTTGTAAATGATTATTATCCTGACCTCGAAAGACTAAACCACGCCATAAAAATAGCTAATGTCAGTAAATTTATAGAAGACTTGCCGTTAGGTATCAATACCAAAATTGGTGCAGCCGGAAACGGTATAAGTCAAGGGCAACGCCAACGTATGCTTATTGCAAGAGCCGTTTATAAAAACCCAGAATATATCTTTTTTGATGAAGCTACAAACGCTTTGGATGCCAATAATGAAAGGATAATTATGGAGAATTTGGAGCAGTTTTTTAAAGGCCGTACCGTTGTGGTTGTTGCCCATCGTTTAAGTACAGTAAAGAATGCAGATAATATAATAGTGTTGGATAAGGGTGCAATTATTGAGGAAGGAACACACACTGAATTAACTAAAAGTAAAGGTGAGTATTATCAGTTGGTGAAGAATCAATTGGAATTAGGAAATTAA